One Candidatus Roseilinea sp. genomic region harbors:
- a CDS encoding selenocysteine-specific translation factor codes for MRVIATAGHVDHGKSTLVRALTGIDPDRLREEQQREMTIDLGFAWMTLPNGEPVSIVDVPGHIDFIENMLAGVGGVDAALLVIAADEGPMPQTVEHLAILGLLQVRCGIVALTKLDLISDPTWIALVNDEIRRLLAGTPLAGAAIVPVSAKTGQGLAELSAALARALADAPARRDIGRPRLPVDRAFKLPGFGVVVTGTLSDGVFEVGDEVEVITQRGETLSARIRGLQTHKQKITRAHIGSRLAVNLSGIAAEHIARGCVVARPGTLAPTTLVDAWLEVLSDHARQATAMRRAFALRHNAEVKIFSGAAHSVARVRLLEGDALLPGESGWAQLQLAAPMALANGDRFIVRLPSPSVTIGGGVIVNAHPQMRYRRKGGRADDQVLKRLATLRRGSPTERLLQALEELAFASPAEAAARAQLEAEDLQAALADLSEQGAIVIAPDAKGGRILSGRETWQRMRHSAQEILDAYHKAHPLAEGMPREALRSRLGLPAEVFDALLKSGYDSSDSTRFVDSGGVVRLATHEIRFDADQQAAVDALLARCRAQPWATPSVKEARAAVGDPVYEVMLRRRMLVQLNDEVVLLPETYAQAVEQVRDFIAREGSMTAAQARDLFGTTRKYALALMEHLDAIGVTCRLGDARVLKG; via the coding sequence CCGAACGGCGAACCGGTGAGCATCGTGGATGTGCCCGGCCACATTGACTTCATCGAGAACATGCTGGCCGGCGTCGGCGGCGTAGATGCGGCCTTGCTGGTCATCGCAGCCGACGAAGGCCCCATGCCCCAGACTGTTGAGCACCTCGCCATCCTCGGCTTGCTTCAAGTGCGCTGCGGCATCGTCGCTTTGACCAAGTTGGATCTCATATCCGACCCGACGTGGATCGCGCTGGTGAACGACGAGATCCGCCGGTTGCTCGCAGGAACGCCGCTGGCCGGCGCAGCCATCGTGCCGGTCAGCGCCAAGACCGGCCAGGGTTTGGCAGAGCTCAGCGCGGCTTTGGCGCGCGCGTTGGCGGATGCGCCCGCGCGTCGCGATATCGGCCGGCCGCGCCTGCCGGTGGATCGCGCTTTTAAGCTGCCGGGGTTCGGCGTGGTAGTGACCGGCACGCTGAGCGATGGCGTCTTCGAGGTCGGCGACGAGGTGGAGGTGATCACCCAGCGCGGTGAAACTTTGTCCGCGCGCATTCGCGGCCTACAAACGCACAAGCAGAAGATCACCCGCGCGCACATCGGCAGCCGCCTGGCCGTCAACCTTTCCGGCATCGCGGCCGAGCACATCGCGCGCGGCTGCGTCGTCGCCCGCCCCGGCACGCTCGCTCCGACGACGCTGGTGGACGCCTGGCTGGAGGTGCTGAGCGACCACGCGCGCCAAGCAACCGCCATGCGCCGCGCGTTCGCGCTGCGCCACAATGCCGAGGTGAAGATCTTCAGCGGCGCGGCGCATAGCGTCGCGCGCGTCCGGCTGTTGGAGGGGGATGCGCTCCTGCCGGGTGAATCAGGCTGGGCGCAGTTGCAACTGGCTGCGCCGATGGCGTTGGCCAACGGCGACCGATTTATCGTGCGCCTGCCCTCGCCATCCGTCACCATCGGCGGCGGGGTGATCGTCAATGCGCATCCGCAAATGCGCTACCGGCGCAAGGGCGGCCGCGCCGACGATCAGGTGCTTAAACGACTGGCGACGTTGCGGCGCGGCTCGCCCACCGAACGCCTCTTGCAGGCGTTGGAGGAGCTGGCCTTCGCCTCGCCGGCCGAAGCCGCCGCCAGGGCGCAACTGGAAGCCGAAGATTTGCAAGCCGCCCTGGCCGATTTGTCTGAGCAAGGCGCGATCGTCATCGCGCCCGATGCAAAGGGCGGTCGCATCCTCAGTGGTCGCGAGACGTGGCAGAGGATGCGCCACAGCGCGCAGGAAATCCTGGACGCCTATCACAAAGCGCATCCGCTGGCCGAGGGGATGCCACGTGAGGCGCTGCGCAGCCGATTGGGCTTGCCGGCAGAGGTCTTCGATGCCCTGCTCAAGTCGGGTTATGACTCGTCCGATTCGACCCGTTTCGTGGATTCCGGCGGCGTGGTGCGGCTAGCGACTCATGAGATTCGCTTCGATGCCGACCAGCAGGCGGCGGTGGATGCGCTGCTGGCGCGGTGCCGGGCGCAGCCCTGGGCGACGCCGTCCGTCAAAGAGGCGCGCGCCGCCGTCGGCGATCCGGTCTATGAAGTGATGCTCCGACGGCGCATGCTCGTTCAACTCAACGACGAGGTGGTTTTGCTGCCGGAGACCTATGCGCAGGCCGTGGAGCAAGTGCGCGATTTCATCGCGCGCGAAGGTTCGATGACCGCAGCGCAGGCCCGCGACTTATTCGGCACGACGCGCAAATACGCCCTGGCGCTGATGGAGCACCTGGACGCGATCGGCGTGACCTGTCGGCTGGGCGATGCGCGCGTGCTCAAAGGGTGA
- a CDS encoding heat-shock protein Hsp20, translating into MATYLTRRTWNPAGEMLALSEVMDQLMRNAFVNTSRWLGDGFDFEAPAVDVVETPEGFTVKAALPGWKPEDVDVTVENGMLTLKGEWKQEQEDKDEKSRWHRREIRYSSFERSIALPTEVEADKAQATFENGILTLHIPKAEVVKPKQIKIAVK; encoded by the coding sequence ATGGCAACTTATCTGACTCGTAGGACTTGGAATCCGGCCGGTGAGATGCTCGCGCTGAGCGAAGTGATGGATCAGTTGATGCGCAACGCCTTCGTCAACACCAGCCGCTGGCTAGGGGATGGCTTTGACTTTGAGGCGCCGGCGGTGGACGTCGTGGAGACGCCGGAGGGCTTCACGGTCAAGGCAGCGCTGCCCGGTTGGAAGCCGGAGGATGTGGATGTGACGGTGGAGAACGGCATGCTCACCCTGAAGGGCGAGTGGAAGCAGGAGCAAGAGGACAAGGATGAGAAGAGCCGCTGGCATCGGCGCGAGATCCGCTACAGCTCGTTCGAGCGGAGCATTGCGCTGCCCACCGAGGTAGAGGCGGATAAGGCGCAGGCCACGTTCGAGAACGGCATTCTCACCCTGCACATTCCGAAGGCCGAGGTTGTCAAGCCGAAGCAGATCAAGATTGCTGTGAAGTAA
- the tgt gene encoding queuine tRNA-ribosyltransferase, translating to MCFSFELTCTDGRARAGVLQTPHGAVLTPAFMPVGTQATVKAIPPRDLEEVGAQIILANTYHLYLRPGDERIARRGGLHRFMSWSHPILTDSGGFQVFSLSEMRKIDDDGVTFRSHLDGSLHRFTPEKAIRIQENLGADIIMCFDECPPPTDREYNAIALARTHAWAARCREAHTRTDQALFGIAQGGIFRDLREQSARFLTSLDFPGYAIGGLAVGEEKADMFQVIAWMDDALPAHKPRYLMGVGEPTDLIRAVQRGVDMADCVLPTRLARHGAAFTRDGRINMRNRIYAEDERPIDPECDCYTCRNFSRAYVRHLLQAGEILGLYLMSVHNIAFLLNLMRAAREAIVQQRFAAFAQTWLTRYERTENPTHL from the coding sequence ATGTGCTTCTCCTTCGAGCTGACCTGTACCGATGGGCGCGCACGCGCCGGCGTCTTGCAGACCCCACACGGCGCGGTGCTCACGCCGGCCTTCATGCCGGTCGGCACTCAGGCGACCGTGAAGGCAATCCCGCCGCGCGACCTCGAAGAAGTGGGCGCGCAGATCATCCTCGCCAACACCTATCACCTGTATTTGCGCCCTGGCGATGAGCGGATTGCGCGGCGCGGCGGGTTGCACCGCTTCATGAGTTGGTCGCACCCCATCCTGACCGATAGCGGCGGCTTTCAGGTATTCTCGCTCAGCGAGATGCGCAAGATTGACGACGACGGCGTCACCTTCAGGAGCCACCTGGATGGTTCGCTGCATCGCTTCACGCCGGAGAAGGCCATCCGCATTCAGGAGAACCTCGGCGCCGACATCATCATGTGCTTCGACGAGTGCCCGCCGCCGACCGACCGCGAGTACAACGCCATCGCGCTGGCCCGCACGCACGCCTGGGCGGCTCGCTGTCGGGAAGCGCACACCCGCACCGACCAAGCCTTGTTCGGCATCGCGCAGGGCGGCATCTTCCGCGATCTGCGCGAGCAGTCGGCGCGCTTCCTCACGTCACTCGACTTCCCGGGCTACGCCATCGGCGGCCTGGCCGTTGGAGAAGAAAAGGCCGACATGTTCCAGGTCATCGCGTGGATGGACGACGCCCTGCCCGCCCATAAGCCGCGCTATCTGATGGGCGTCGGCGAGCCGACGGATCTCATTCGCGCCGTGCAGCGCGGCGTAGACATGGCCGATTGTGTGTTGCCGACGCGGCTGGCGCGCCACGGAGCCGCTTTCACGCGCGATGGGCGCATCAACATGCGCAACCGCATCTACGCCGAGGACGAACGACCGATTGATCCGGAGTGCGATTGCTACACCTGCCGCAACTTCAGCCGGGCTTACGTCCGCCACCTGCTTCAGGCGGGCGAAATCCTGGGCCTATATTTGATGAGCGTCCACAACATCGCCTTCCTCCTCAACCTGATGCGCGCAGCGCGCGAGGCCATCGTCCAACAACGCTTCGCGGCGTTCGCGCAGACCTGGCTGACGCGCTACGAGCGCACCGAAAATCCAACGCATCTTTAA
- the ycgR gene encoding UPF0718 protein YcgR, with translation MFPYGSVGSIPTFGISTTTTANAHIGPASPAHRASRGRYNCAEGMTQQRLSTLLLIALAMLLGTIALDALLPILRLPAVPLPDLLQNYVTVFLGIFIEAAPFLLLGSLTSGLIAEFVTADDIARLFPRNKIAGAIAGALLGMIFPVCECGVVPVVRRLYQKGFPISAGIAFLLGAPVLNPIVIASTYAAFGPGPIFWGRIAFTLLIATGIGLVFGVQSNLARVIAPRTFAPVMGGMDAWRAQRLSSWRGDSPLVPEQPSGSIILRLQNAFSIAADEFFDMGRFLVVGTLLAATLQTFIPQQALIGIGRDSVTSVIALQLLAFVLSVCSTVDAFLALSFVNTFTVGSVIAFLVFGPMVDIKSTTLYLNVFRPRVVGYIIALCFLSALLIGVFINLNVAW, from the coding sequence GTGTTCCCTTACGGGAGTGTGGGTTCGATTCCCACCTTCGGCATCTCAACTACAACCACGGCGAACGCCCACATCGGCCCGGCTTCCCCCGCGCATCGCGCCTCGCGCGGGCGCTACAATTGCGCCGAAGGCATGACTCAGCAACGGCTATCCACCCTGCTGCTCATTGCGCTGGCCATGCTGCTCGGCACAATCGCGCTGGACGCCTTGCTGCCGATTCTGCGCCTGCCCGCGGTGCCACTCCCCGATCTGCTGCAAAACTACGTCACGGTCTTCCTGGGCATTTTTATCGAAGCAGCGCCCTTCCTGCTGCTGGGCAGCCTGACTTCGGGGTTGATCGCCGAGTTTGTCACTGCCGATGACATCGCGCGCCTCTTCCCGCGCAACAAAATCGCCGGCGCGATCGCCGGCGCACTGTTGGGGATGATCTTCCCCGTGTGCGAGTGCGGCGTCGTGCCGGTGGTGCGGCGGCTATACCAGAAAGGCTTCCCCATCTCGGCGGGCATCGCCTTTTTGCTCGGCGCGCCCGTGCTGAACCCGATCGTCATCGCTAGCACCTACGCCGCCTTCGGCCCTGGGCCGATCTTCTGGGGGCGCATCGCTTTCACGTTATTGATCGCGACCGGCATCGGCCTGGTATTCGGTGTGCAGTCCAACCTTGCCCGCGTCATCGCGCCGCGCACATTCGCCCCCGTGATGGGAGGCATGGACGCCTGGCGCGCGCAACGCCTCAGCTCCTGGCGAGGTGATTCGCCACTCGTCCCCGAACAGCCCTCCGGTTCGATCATCCTGCGCCTGCAAAATGCCTTCAGCATCGCCGCCGATGAATTTTTCGACATGGGGCGGTTCCTCGTCGTCGGCACGTTGCTCGCCGCCACGCTGCAGACCTTCATTCCGCAGCAAGCCTTGATCGGCATTGGCCGCGACTCGGTCACCTCGGTCATCGCGTTGCAGTTGCTGGCGTTCGTGCTCTCGGTATGCAGCACGGTGGATGCGTTCCTGGCGCTGTCGTTTGTCAATACGTTCACCGTTGGCTCGGTCATCGCCTTCCTAGTCTTCGGGCCGATGGTGGACATCAAGAGCACCACGCTGTATCTGAACGTCTTTCGTCCGCGCGTGGTGGGCTACATCATCGCCCTGTGCTTCCTCTCGGCGCTGCTCATCGGCGTGTTCATCAACCTCAACGTCGCGTGGTAG
- the leuC gene encoding 3-isopropylmalate dehydratase large subunit, with the protein MGKTFAEKALARASGQSEVTAGQIVDARPDRVLSHDNTAAIYRLFRQLGVERVKHPERLCITLDHAVPAPTTQHAQNHAEVRRFVREQGVRHFFEVGRGICHQVLSEEALVLPGMTILGSDSHTTHFGWLGAFGAGIGRSEVAALWATGELWLRVPESMRVTVTGSLPPWVTTKDFCLKLIGDLGQDGGLYRSVEFHGDGISQLSLESRMVIPNMMAEFGAKNAYLPPDEAVFSYLEERLQRRLRAAVAQQDAIEREAIESQLAALRRNALYPDADANYAVECRYELSALEPMVAQPHRVDNVAPIGEVKGRPVQQAWLGTCTNGRLEDIAAACDVLRGRRVARTTRLLWNPASSEVLQAALRLGYVATFLEAGGVISAPGCGPCMGNHMGVPAVGEVTISSANRNFRGRMGTREAEIYLASPAVVAASAVAGVIADPREIAG; encoded by the coding sequence ATGGGCAAAACGTTCGCAGAGAAGGCGCTGGCGCGCGCTTCGGGCCAGTCCGAGGTGACCGCCGGGCAGATCGTTGACGCGCGTCCCGATCGCGTGCTCAGCCACGACAACACCGCCGCCATCTACCGATTATTCCGACAGCTCGGCGTCGAGCGGGTCAAGCACCCCGAGCGCCTGTGCATCACGCTTGATCACGCCGTGCCTGCGCCGACGACGCAGCACGCGCAAAACCACGCCGAGGTGCGCCGCTTCGTGCGCGAGCAGGGCGTCAGGCACTTCTTCGAGGTCGGGCGCGGCATCTGTCATCAGGTGCTCAGCGAAGAGGCGCTCGTGCTGCCGGGGATGACCATCCTCGGCTCAGACTCGCACACGACGCATTTTGGGTGGCTGGGCGCGTTCGGCGCCGGCATCGGGCGCAGCGAAGTGGCGGCCCTCTGGGCGACGGGTGAGCTATGGCTGCGCGTGCCGGAAAGCATGCGGGTAACCGTCACCGGCAGCCTGCCGCCCTGGGTCACGACTAAGGATTTCTGCCTCAAGCTGATCGGCGACCTCGGCCAGGATGGGGGCCTCTATCGCTCGGTGGAATTTCATGGCGACGGCATCAGCCAACTGAGCTTGGAAAGCCGGATGGTCATTCCCAACATGATGGCGGAATTCGGCGCGAAGAACGCTTACCTGCCGCCGGATGAGGCCGTCTTCTCGTATCTGGAAGAACGCCTGCAGCGTCGCCTGCGCGCGGCCGTAGCGCAGCAGGACGCCATCGAGCGCGAGGCCATCGAATCACAACTCGCCGCTCTGAGGCGCAACGCGCTGTATCCCGACGCCGACGCGAACTACGCCGTCGAATGTCGCTACGAACTCAGCGCACTCGAGCCGATGGTCGCGCAACCGCATCGCGTGGACAACGTTGCGCCGATCGGCGAGGTGAAAGGCCGGCCGGTGCAGCAGGCGTGGCTGGGCACGTGCACGAACGGCCGGCTTGAGGACATCGCCGCCGCGTGCGATGTGTTGCGTGGCCGTCGCGTGGCGCGCACGACGCGCCTGCTGTGGAATCCGGCATCATCCGAGGTGCTGCAAGCCGCGCTTCGGCTCGGCTATGTGGCGACCTTCCTGGAGGCCGGCGGCGTGATCAGCGCGCCGGGGTGCGGCCCGTGCATGGGAAATCACATGGGTGTGCCGGCGGTGGGCGAAGTCACGATCAGCAGCGCCAATCGCAACTTCCGCGGACGCATGGGCACGCGAGAAGCCGAGATCTATCTCGCTTCGCCGGCCGTCGTTGCCGCCAGCGCCGTCGCCGGCGTCATCGCCGACCCGCGAGAAATTGCCGGCTGA